In Odontesthes bonariensis isolate fOdoBon6 chromosome 9, fOdoBon6.hap1, whole genome shotgun sequence, the following proteins share a genomic window:
- the fam181b gene encoding protein FAM181B gives MAVQTAIMNPQFMSFCFPGSVMEYDVEKSLDGSLLGEAENDEDFKETTRDLLSFIDSASSNIKLALDKPVKSKRKVNHRKYLQKQIKRCSGIITPGNVAETPVKRQGSPVTQPSPLQSKTLPKRDGVQANLQSKSLAALFSPVKDIRGEKGKKPPLRHRNLPPSFFTEPANCSKVSSTSGMTLKDLERGNPEAAEFFELLGPDYSNMISDQDLYQGMSLRVQPEFGGPDPASYDAHHLVGGLLYSEPWTSCSGPSKKQGENLRTGPNQPPVYCQSEDASGPMDDNALCTLAFPNFFTDCSIPQVTYDLNGGYNRTNYSSL, from the coding sequence ATGGCTGTTCAGACTGCAATCATGAACCCTCAGTTCATGAGTTTCTGCTTCCCTGGCTCTGTGATGGAGTATGATGTGGAGAAAAGTCTGGATGGGAGTCTCCTGGGTGAGGCAGAAAATGATGAGGACTTCAAAGAGACCACAAGGGACTTGCTGAGCTTCATAGACTCAGCCTCTAGCAATATCAAGCTGGCTCTGGACAAGCCAGTGAAATCCAAAAGGAAAGTTAACCACCGGAAGTATCTACAGAAGCAGATTAAACGGTGCTCTGGCATTATAACACCAGGAAATGTTGCAGAAACCCCTGTTAAAAGACAGGGTTCCCCCGTGACTCAGCCGAGTCCTTTGCAGAGCAAAACTCTACCTAAGCGGGACGGAGTTCAGGCCAACTTACAGAGCAAGAGCCTGGCAGCTCTCTTCAGCCCTGTGAAGGATATTAGGGGGGAGAAAGGAAAGAAGCCGCCCCTGAGACATCGCAATCTGCCGCCATCTTTTTTCACAGAGCCTGCCAACTGCTCAAAAGTCAGCTCCACATCTGGGATGACACTGAAGGACTTGGAACGAGGCAACCCCGAGGCTGCAGAGTTCTTTGAGCTCCTGGGACCTGATTACAGCAACATGATCAGCGACCAAGACCTTTATCAAGGCATGTCTCTGCGGGTACAGCCAGAGTTTGGAGGACCAGATCCTGCTTCCTATGATGCTCACCACTTAGTTGGTGGTCTCCTTTACTCTGAACCCTGGACTAGCTGCTCAGGACCCTCTAAGAAACAAGGAGAGAACCTGCGTACAGGCCCAAATCAGCCTCCCGTCTACTGTCAATCTGAGGATGCTTCCGGGCCCATGGATGACAATGCACTGTGCACTTTGGCTTTCCCAAACTTCTTCACAGACTGCTCCATACCTCAGGTTACCTATGACTTAAATGGTGGTTATAACAGAACTAACTATTCATCTCTATGA